One part of the Drosophila teissieri strain GT53w chromosome 3R, Prin_Dtei_1.1, whole genome shotgun sequence genome encodes these proteins:
- the LOC122619087 gene encoding arrestin domain-containing protein 4 yields the protein MSHRCEIQLDNPRGAYRAGDTVNGHVYLTLSERALIKAICLEANGYASTAWQQPEKQKNKKKNEPQVVLQNLDFDYRVDFFAKIDYFVGSEVAQPQIMEAGAYNYGFHVKLPKNCAGNFEGAHGHIRYTLQVLIHSSADRPQEVLHVRQLQIFPQNSLSQETRSCEVQIYEQTPRLKFWMKPLHLQIQIPRQGYSPGAGISVHVKLHNPEKLLLREVVYSLVQISTYVAHLRNKPKRLESKVERQTVVSSRHELHNLPRGELQNFQHLHMLQVPQTAATLSAAGCACLQLNYEVEVLVTTQQEKRFIAARMPVIIGNVTPPCPGKLLMQEPMEGTAPEPTPPVETASKLVPNFSVSTTSLASDFREAEFMVATNLNKTNKHYLSGEQLDFRPRYVYYEMDQTQSEEVKSQ from the exons ATGAGCCACCGCTGTGAGATCCAGTTGGACAACCCACGGGGGGCCTATCGGGCCGGTGATACGGTCAATGGTCACGTCTATTTGACCCTTTCGGAGCGTGCCTTAATCAAAG CAATATGCTTGGAGGCCAATGGATATGCGAGCACCGCCTGGCAGCAGCCCGAAAAGCAGaagaataaaaagaaaaacgagcCGCAAGTGGTGCTTCAGAACTTGGACTTTGATTATCGCGTGgatttttttgccaaaatcgATTATTTTGTGGGCTCGGAGGTCGCACAGCCACAGATTATGGAGGCCGGCGCCTACAATTACGGTTTCCATGTGAAGCTGCCCAAGAACTGTGCAGGAAATTTCGAGGGGGCCCACGGACACATACGGTACACACTCCAAGTGCTCATCCACAGCAGTGCAGATCGTCCGCAGGAGGTGCTCCATGTACGCCAATTGCAGATTTTCCCACAGAACTCTTTAAGCCAGGAGACTCGGAGCTGTGAAGTCCAGATTTACGAGCAGACTCCTCGCCTTAAATTCTGGATGAAGCCACTGCATCTGCAGATCCAGATTCCCAGGCAGGGTTATTCGCCAGGAGCCGGTATTTCTGTTCATGTAAAGCTGCACAATCCAGAGAAATTGCTACTTCGCGAAGTAGTTTATTCTCTTGTTCAGATCAGCACGTACGTTGCCCACTTAAGGAATAAGCCCAAGCGCTTGGAGAGCAAGGTTGAGCGACAAACTGTCGTAAGCAGCCGCCACGAGCTCCACAACCTGCCCCGTGGGGAACTGCAAAATTTTCAGCATCTTCACATGCTGCAAGTGCCCCAAACTGCTGCCACCTTGAGTGCGGCAGGATGTGCCTGCCTGCAGCTTAACTACGAGGTAGAGGTGCTGGTCACGACCCAGCAGGAAAAACGCTTCATTGCGGCCCGGATGCCGGTCATCATTGGCAATGTAACGCCGCCGTGTCCTGGCAAACTGCTAATGCAAGAACCAATGGAGGGTACTGCTCCGGAACCAACTCCCCCAGTCGAAACAGCATCCAAGTTGGTTCCAAATTTCAGCGTTTCGACTACATCTTTGG CTTCGGATTTCCGCGAAGCCGAGTTTATGGTAGCCACCAATCTTAATAAGACCAACAAACACTACTTGTCTGGTGAACAGTTGGATTTTAGACCACGCTATGTCTACTACGAAATGGACCAGACTCAATCGGAGGAAGTGAAGTCCCAGTGA